One genomic window of Comamonas serinivorans includes the following:
- a CDS encoding DUF445 domain-containing protein has product MQPTRLSLSKPTADMKRLALGLLVAAATLYVLAVVLQTTRPHATWSYLAAFAEAAMVGAVADWFAVVALFRHPLGLPIPHTAIIPENKDRIGENLANFLCQHFLSTEQVLGKLAQLDVPGKLARWLATPAHAERVSTQLTVVAQWALRALATPQVRDFVQQLAHKGLRRIAIAPLTGQVLSGMTHDGRHQQLLDAVMLQVATWLGKEGVQEHVTEVIAKELRTLRYVGLDQVAARMATGKLVHAVANTLRDMVDDPQHELRQRFDGFAQDFVQRLQHDPALHERVSQWRDALLTHPAVSGYVQQLWDEFLQWLAQDLAQPDSRLATQVASIVQAIGEHLKADAALRDWLQAELLRAAPALVDRHRDDIRRYIVARVHQWNAQELSQELEAHIGRDLQFIRINGTLVGGLIGVLIHALTQAALALAA; this is encoded by the coding sequence ATGCAGCCCACCCGCCTGAGCCTGAGCAAGCCCACCGCCGACATGAAGCGTCTGGCCCTGGGCCTGCTGGTGGCGGCCGCCACCCTGTATGTGCTGGCCGTCGTCCTGCAGACCACGCGCCCGCATGCCACCTGGTCGTACCTGGCCGCGTTTGCCGAAGCCGCGATGGTGGGCGCGGTGGCCGACTGGTTCGCCGTGGTGGCCCTGTTCCGCCATCCGCTGGGCCTGCCCATTCCCCACACGGCCATCATCCCCGAGAACAAAGACCGCATTGGCGAGAACCTGGCCAATTTCCTCTGCCAACACTTCCTCAGCACCGAGCAGGTGCTGGGCAAGTTGGCCCAGCTCGATGTGCCCGGCAAACTGGCCCGCTGGCTGGCCACACCGGCCCATGCCGAACGCGTGTCCACCCAGCTGACTGTGGTGGCGCAATGGGCGCTGCGTGCGCTGGCCACGCCCCAGGTGCGTGACTTCGTGCAGCAGCTGGCGCACAAAGGGCTGCGCCGCATCGCCATCGCGCCGCTGACCGGCCAGGTCCTGTCCGGCATGACGCACGACGGCCGGCACCAGCAGCTGCTGGACGCCGTCATGCTGCAGGTCGCCACCTGGCTGGGCAAGGAAGGCGTGCAGGAGCACGTCACCGAGGTCATTGCCAAGGAGCTGCGCACGCTGCGCTACGTGGGCCTGGACCAGGTGGCCGCGCGCATGGCCACCGGCAAGCTGGTGCACGCCGTGGCGAACACCCTGCGCGATATGGTGGACGACCCCCAGCATGAACTGCGACAGCGCTTCGACGGCTTTGCCCAGGACTTCGTGCAACGCCTGCAGCACGACCCGGCCTTGCACGAACGCGTCAGCCAATGGCGAGATGCCCTGCTCACCCATCCCGCCGTGTCGGGTTATGTGCAACAGCTCTGGGACGAATTCCTGCAGTGGCTGGCGCAGGATCTCGCACAGCCCGACTCACGCCTCGCCACGCAGGTCGCGTCCATCGTCCAGGCCATTGGCGAACACCTGAAAGCCGACGCCGCGCTGCGCGACTGGCTGCAGGCCGAACTCCTGCGCGCAGCCCCCGCGCTGGTCGATCGCCACCGCGACGACATCCGCCGCTACATCGTGGCGCGCGTGCACCAGTGGAACGCGCAGGAGCTGTCCCAGGAGCTGGAAGCCCACATCGGACGCGATCTGCAGTTCATCCGCATCAACGGCACGCTGGTGGGTGGCCTGATCGGCGTGTTGATTCACGCCCTGACCCAGGCTGCGCTGGCCCTGGCGGCCTGA
- a CDS encoding DEAD/DEAH box helicase, whose product MTQAFTSLQLAEPIARAVAEMGYENMTPIQAQAIPVVLAGQDVMGAAQTGTGKTAAFSLPLLQRLLKHENASASPARHPVRALVLLPTRELADQVAQQIKLYAQYTNLRSAVVFGGVDMKPQTAELKAGVEVLVATPGRLLDHIEAKSAVLNQVEYVVLDEADRMLDIGFLPDLQRILSHLPPKRTTLLFSATFSPEIKKLAGSYLQNPVTIEVARPNETASTVEQRFFRVAEDDKRRAIEHILRERQIKQAFVFTNSKLGCARLARAFERDGYRTAALHGNKTQDERLKSLEAFKQGEVDLLVCTDVAARGLDIKDVPAVFNHDIPFNAEDYVHRIGRTGRAGASGLAVSLASGGNDNRLVADIEKLIKKSIELEALDMDTRRRAPERVGRGDRGERSDRPERGDREERRGDRSERDERRSRRDDDGWRKRADGGSSHAARAHKAAPTDPFFDKPYEPTAAGVQELPAWESQGRRLRKGASLNIRSRRNTAALFAPPKPRTEQSLQREAERRQALDDARDEVQCTAEHAQ is encoded by the coding sequence ATGACACAAGCTTTCACCTCTCTCCAATTGGCCGAACCCATTGCCCGCGCCGTGGCTGAAATGGGTTACGAGAACATGACCCCGATTCAGGCGCAGGCCATTCCGGTGGTGCTCGCAGGCCAGGATGTGATGGGCGCCGCCCAGACCGGCACCGGCAAAACGGCTGCGTTTTCGCTGCCGCTGCTGCAGCGCCTGCTCAAGCATGAAAACGCCTCGGCGTCGCCGGCACGCCACCCGGTGCGCGCGCTGGTGCTGCTGCCGACCCGTGAGTTGGCCGACCAGGTGGCGCAGCAGATCAAGCTGTATGCCCAGTACACCAACCTGCGCTCGGCCGTGGTGTTCGGCGGCGTGGACATGAAGCCGCAGACGGCCGAGCTCAAGGCCGGCGTCGAGGTGCTGGTGGCCACGCCCGGCCGGCTGCTCGACCACATCGAAGCCAAGTCGGCCGTGCTCAACCAGGTCGAGTACGTGGTGCTGGACGAGGCCGACCGCATGCTGGACATCGGCTTCCTGCCCGACCTGCAACGCATCCTGAGCCACCTGCCGCCCAAGCGCACCACGCTGCTGTTCTCGGCCACGTTCTCGCCCGAGATCAAGAAGCTGGCTGGCAGCTACCTGCAAAACCCCGTCACCATCGAGGTGGCCCGGCCCAACGAAACGGCTTCGACCGTCGAGCAGCGCTTTTTCCGCGTGGCCGAAGACGACAAGCGACGCGCCATCGAGCACATCCTGCGCGAGCGCCAGATCAAGCAGGCCTTCGTGTTCACCAACTCCAAGCTGGGTTGCGCACGCCTGGCCCGGGCGTTTGAACGCGACGGCTACCGCACGGCAGCGCTGCACGGCAACAAGACCCAGGACGAGCGCCTGAAATCGCTCGAAGCCTTCAAGCAGGGCGAGGTCGACCTGCTGGTCTGTACCGATGTGGCCGCGCGCGGCCTGGACATCAAGGATGTGCCCGCGGTGTTCAACCACGACATCCCGTTCAATGCCGAGGATTACGTGCACCGCATTGGCCGCACCGGCCGGGCAGGGGCGTCGGGTCTGGCGGTCAGCCTCGCATCGGGGGGCAACGACAACCGCCTGGTGGCCGACATCGAAAAGCTGATCAAGAAGTCGATCGAGCTGGAGGCGCTGGACATGGACACGCGCCGCCGCGCGCCCGAGCGCGTCGGCCGGGGCGACCGTGGTGAACGCAGCGACCGCCCCGAGCGTGGCGACCGTGAAGAGCGCCGCGGTGATCGCAGCGAACGGGACGAGCGCCGCAGCCGGCGCGATGACGACGGCTGGCGCAAGCGCGCCGATGGCGGGTCCAGCCACGCTGCACGCGCCCACAAGGCCGCGCCCACGGATCCCTTCTTCGACAAGCCCTACGAGCCGACGGCGGCTGGGGTGCAAGAGCTGCCGGCCTGGGAATCGCAGGGCCGCCGCCTGCGCAAGGGCGCATCGCTCAACATCCGCTCGCGGCGCAACACCGCAGCCCTGTTCGCGCCGCCCAAGCCACGCACCGAGCAGTCCTTGCAGCGTGAAGCCGAGCGTCGGCAAGCGCTGGACGATGCGCGCGACGAGGTGCAGTGCACGGCTGAACACGCGCAGTGA
- a CDS encoding Bug family tripartite tricarboxylate transporter substrate binding protein: protein MIRRRLLACALSGLAPLAVHTTAVAESAAAWPTKPVNIVVSFAPGGATDLVGRVLAKELQAVFKQPFVVINKPGAGGQVGTEYVANQHKGDAYTLLISATGHVMAPSSQSNVKYDPVKSFEPVALLITMPNYLLVRPDHPAKTLPEFMAWAKTQKSIGFGSAGNGGATHLSGELLRHKTGLPFAHVPYQGNGPSMNDVLAGHLPVAISDTVSSASMVSSGKLRPIAVTTAKRSPLFKDVPSLSEAGVKDYDLQNWVGLYFSANVPKPIVERLNKEVVRIMSTEPVRSQMEKMGAESANGYSAARYTQFVGDEVKNWANVFKVTGVQVNQ from the coding sequence ATGATCCGTCGCCGCCTTCTTGCCTGTGCCCTGAGCGGGCTTGCCCCGCTCGCCGTCCACACCACCGCCGTGGCCGAGTCCGCGGCCGCCTGGCCCACCAAACCTGTGAACATCGTCGTCAGCTTCGCGCCGGGTGGCGCGACCGACCTGGTCGGCCGCGTGCTGGCCAAAGAGCTGCAAGCGGTTTTCAAACAGCCCTTCGTCGTCATCAACAAGCCTGGCGCCGGTGGCCAGGTGGGCACCGAGTACGTGGCCAACCAGCACAAAGGCGATGCCTACACGCTGCTGATCAGCGCCACCGGCCACGTGATGGCGCCCTCGTCGCAGTCCAACGTCAAGTACGACCCGGTCAAAAGCTTCGAGCCCGTGGCGCTGCTGATCACCATGCCCAACTACCTGCTGGTCAGGCCCGATCACCCGGCCAAGACCCTGCCCGAGTTCATGGCCTGGGCGAAGACGCAAAAGTCCATCGGCTTTGGCTCGGCCGGCAATGGGGGTGCCACGCACCTGTCGGGTGAGCTGCTGCGCCACAAGACGGGCCTGCCCTTCGCCCATGTGCCCTACCAGGGCAACGGCCCGTCCATGAACGACGTGCTGGCCGGCCACCTGCCCGTCGCGATTTCCGACACCGTCAGCTCCGCCAGCATGGTGTCCTCGGGCAAGCTGCGCCCCATCGCCGTCACCACGGCCAAGCGCAGCCCGCTGTTCAAGGACGTGCCGTCGTTGTCGGAGGCCGGGGTGAAGGACTATGACCTGCAGAACTGGGTCGGCCTCTACTTTTCCGCCAACGTGCCCAAGCCCATCGTCGAGCGCCTGAACAAGGAAGTCGTGCGCATCATGAGCACCGAGCCCGTGCGTTCGCAGATGGAAAAAATGGGGGCCGAGAGCGCCAACGGCTACAGCGCCGCACGCTACACCCAGTTCGTGGGCGACGAGGTCAAGAACTGGGCCAACGTGTTCAAGGTCACTGGCGTTCAGGTCAACCAGTGA
- a CDS encoding ABC transporter substrate-binding protein: MNESRRRALKVGAAAALSGTLPLAALAKGRYDVGANDKEIKLGNLEPYSGPASAYGTCGKALDAFFKKLNAEGGINGRQINFISLDDAYNPAKSVELTRKLVEQEEVLCMFSSLGSSQNIAVQKYLNARKVPQLFVGAGTTRFGDHKNFPWTMGWQPSYQAEGRIFARHILENHPNAKIGVLMQNDDFGKDNFQGLVDGLGTKKTLITQHVTYDVTDPTVDSALVKLKSAGCDVFVNITTPKFAAQSIRKVVELGWAPAHYLASVSQSVASVLKPAGLDNAKGVISASYIMDTASPEAATDKHMQAYFAMMKQYFPAGDPHDWLNVLSYSTAATLVQVLRQCGDDLTRANVMKQAASLKDYAAPLLFPGILVNTSPTDYYPVEQKVLQRFNGQKYETITKPLAG, encoded by the coding sequence ATGAACGAATCCCGCCGCCGCGCGCTGAAAGTGGGGGCTGCAGCCGCCCTGTCCGGCACCCTGCCGCTCGCTGCCCTGGCCAAGGGGCGCTATGACGTGGGCGCCAACGACAAGGAAATCAAGCTGGGCAACCTTGAGCCGTACTCGGGCCCGGCTTCGGCCTACGGCACCTGTGGCAAGGCGCTCGACGCCTTTTTCAAGAAGCTCAATGCCGAGGGCGGCATCAACGGGCGACAGATCAACTTCATCAGCCTGGACGATGCCTACAACCCGGCCAAGTCGGTCGAGTTGACGCGCAAGCTGGTCGAGCAGGAGGAGGTGCTGTGCATGTTCTCGTCGCTGGGCTCGTCGCAGAACATTGCGGTGCAGAAATACCTCAACGCCCGCAAGGTGCCGCAACTGTTCGTGGGCGCCGGCACCACGCGCTTCGGCGATCACAAGAACTTTCCGTGGACCATGGGCTGGCAGCCCTCGTACCAGGCCGAGGGTCGCATCTTTGCGCGCCACATCCTGGAAAACCACCCGAATGCCAAGATCGGCGTGCTGATGCAGAACGACGACTTCGGCAAGGACAATTTCCAGGGGCTGGTGGACGGCCTGGGGACCAAGAAGACCTTGATCACCCAGCACGTCACCTACGACGTGACCGACCCCACGGTCGACAGCGCGCTGGTCAAGCTCAAGTCGGCCGGCTGCGACGTGTTCGTCAACATCACCACGCCCAAGTTCGCGGCCCAATCCATCCGCAAGGTGGTTGAGCTGGGCTGGGCACCGGCCCACTACCTGGCCAGCGTGTCGCAGTCGGTGGCCTCGGTGCTCAAGCCCGCGGGGCTGGACAACGCCAAGGGGGTGATTTCGGCCTCCTACATCATGGACACGGCCTCGCCCGAAGCTGCCACGGACAAGCACATGCAGGCGTACTTCGCCATGATGAAGCAGTACTTTCCCGCCGGCGATCCGCACGACTGGCTGAACGTGCTGAGCTATTCGACCGCCGCCACCCTGGTCCAGGTGCTGCGCCAGTGCGGCGATGACCTGACGCGCGCCAACGTCATGAAGCAGGCCGCCAGCCTCAAGGACTACGCCGCGCCGCTGCTGTTCCCCGGCATCCTGGTCAACACCTCGCCCACCGACTACTACCCGGTGGAGCAAAAAGTGCTGCAGCGCTTCAACGGCCAGAAGTACGAAACCATCACCAAGCCCCTGGCGGGTTGA
- a CDS encoding branched-chain amino acid ABC transporter permease, with protein MSLPRLAVVAVLILACALTFVLKGYQLFQGAMVLSYAIALIGLNMLTGYNGQISLGHGAFFALGAYAAGMLIEHLGMPYWLTIPCAGVLCLVVGYVFGRPALKLEGLYLALATFALGVAMPQLLKYKALEPWTGGVQGLILMKPDAPFGLPLTPDQWMYVFALIVTIVMFWLAHNMIESSTGRALRAIRDHAMAAEAMGVDNRHYKSMTFGISAAYTGVGGALSAIAVQFVSPDSFNLFLSISLLVGIVVGGVGTLWGALFGAVFIMFVPTLAESISKAAPWAIYGVVLIVLMFLMPGGVVGLAKKLAGARSQAGR; from the coding sequence ATGAGCCTGCCGCGCCTGGCCGTCGTCGCGGTGCTGATCCTGGCCTGCGCGCTCACCTTCGTGCTCAAGGGCTACCAGCTGTTCCAGGGCGCCATGGTGCTGTCCTATGCCATTGCGCTGATTGGGCTCAACATGCTGACGGGCTACAACGGCCAGATCTCGTTGGGCCACGGTGCGTTTTTCGCGCTGGGGGCCTATGCCGCCGGCATGCTCATCGAACACCTGGGCATGCCGTATTGGTTGACCATCCCCTGCGCGGGGGTCTTGTGCCTGGTGGTGGGCTATGTGTTTGGCCGGCCGGCGCTCAAGCTCGAAGGCCTGTACCTGGCCCTGGCCACCTTTGCGCTGGGCGTGGCCATGCCGCAGTTGCTCAAGTACAAGGCGCTCGAGCCCTGGACCGGCGGCGTGCAGGGCCTCATCCTGATGAAGCCCGATGCGCCGTTCGGCCTGCCGCTGACGCCCGACCAGTGGATGTACGTGTTCGCCCTGATCGTGACCATCGTCATGTTCTGGCTGGCGCACAACATGATCGAGAGCAGCACCGGCCGCGCCTTGCGGGCGATCCGCGATCACGCCATGGCGGCGGAGGCCATGGGGGTGGACAACCGCCACTACAAGTCCATGACCTTCGGCATCTCGGCCGCTTACACCGGCGTGGGGGGCGCGCTGTCGGCCATCGCGGTGCAGTTCGTGTCGCCCGACTCGTTCAACCTGTTCCTGTCGATCTCGCTGCTGGTGGGCATCGTGGTGGGCGGCGTCGGCACGCTGTGGGGCGCCTTGTTCGGGGCGGTGTTCATCATGTTCGTGCCCACGCTGGCCGAATCCATCTCCAAGGCCGCGCCTTGGGCCATCTATGGCGTGGTGCTCATCGTGCTGATGTTCCTCATGCCCGGTGGCGTGGTCGGCCTGGCCAAGAAGCTGGCCGGCGCCCGCAGCCAGGCGGGGCGCTGA
- a CDS encoding branched-chain amino acid ABC transporter permease → MQEFAHQVLAGLATGGIYGCVALALVMIYQATQHINFAQGEMAMFSTFLAWMLINAGMPYWGAFVLTVVLSFAIGAVVEFAVIRPLHNAPMLSIVVVFIGLMVIFHSLAGWIFGYTIKPFPSPFPSNAWYGSSLMSAHEVGTIFVALVMVALLFAFFKLTPLGLAMRAAAQNPGSSRLVGIRVGRMLMLGWGLAAAIGAVAGMMVAPVVFLDPTMMTGVLIYAFAGALIGGIDNPIGAVIGGLLVGVLENLMGAYVVGSELKLVVALIVIVAVLIVRPSGLLGRRIVTRV, encoded by the coding sequence ATGCAAGAGTTCGCACATCAGGTGCTCGCGGGGTTGGCCACAGGCGGCATCTACGGCTGCGTGGCCCTGGCGCTGGTGATGATCTACCAGGCCACGCAACACATCAATTTCGCGCAGGGTGAGATGGCCATGTTCTCCACCTTCCTGGCGTGGATGCTCATCAATGCCGGCATGCCGTACTGGGGGGCTTTCGTGCTCACGGTGGTGCTGTCGTTCGCCATCGGCGCCGTGGTCGAGTTCGCGGTCATCCGGCCGCTGCACAACGCGCCCATGCTGTCTATCGTCGTGGTCTTCATCGGGCTGATGGTGATCTTCCACAGCCTGGCCGGCTGGATCTTCGGCTACACCATCAAGCCCTTCCCGAGCCCGTTCCCCAGCAACGCCTGGTACGGCAGCTCGCTGATGTCGGCGCACGAGGTGGGCACCATCTTCGTGGCCCTGGTCATGGTGGCGCTGCTGTTTGCCTTCTTCAAGCTGACGCCGCTTGGCCTGGCCATGCGCGCCGCCGCGCAGAACCCCGGTTCGTCGCGCCTGGTCGGCATCCGCGTGGGCCGCATGCTGATGCTGGGCTGGGGCCTGGCGGCGGCCATCGGCGCGGTGGCCGGGATGATGGTGGCGCCCGTGGTCTTCCTCGACCCCACGATGATGACCGGCGTGTTGATCTACGCCTTTGCCGGCGCCTTGATCGGCGGCATCGACAACCCCATTGGCGCCGTCATCGGCGGGTTGCTGGTGGGCGTGCTGGAAAACCTCATGGGCGCCTACGTGGTGGGCTCGGAGCTCAAGCTCGTGGTGGCCCTGATCGTGATCGTGGCGGTGCTCATCGTGCGGCCCTCGGGCCTGCTGGGCCGCAGGATCGTCACCCGGGTTTAA
- a CDS encoding ABC transporter ATP-binding protein → MTALLEVRGLKARYGKIEVLHGIDLDVMQGKVTTLLGANGAGKTTSLRALCQFMASSSGSIKLAGTELVGRSTEAIAKMGVGHVPDGRGTFQGLTTEENLRLGAYARSSREGVEADLARIYDYFPRLKEREKQQAGTLSGGEQQMLAIGRALMGRPRLLLLDEPSFGLAPLVVKDIFGIMRRINQEQGVSILLVEQNARLALEMADTAYLLETGRVVLSGSSDEMKRNDAVRRAYLGE, encoded by the coding sequence ATGACTGCTTTGCTGGAAGTGCGCGGCCTCAAGGCCCGCTACGGAAAAATCGAGGTGCTGCACGGCATCGACCTGGACGTGATGCAGGGCAAGGTCACCACCTTGCTGGGTGCCAATGGCGCCGGCAAGACCACCAGCCTGCGCGCGCTGTGCCAGTTCATGGCCAGCAGCAGCGGCTCGATCAAGCTGGCGGGCACCGAGCTGGTGGGCCGCTCGACCGAGGCCATTGCCAAGATGGGCGTGGGCCACGTGCCCGACGGACGGGGCACGTTTCAGGGCCTGACCACCGAGGAAAACCTGCGCCTGGGGGCCTATGCCCGCAGCAGCCGCGAGGGCGTCGAGGCCGATCTGGCGCGCATCTACGACTACTTTCCGCGCCTGAAGGAGCGGGAGAAGCAGCAGGCCGGCACCTTGTCGGGCGGCGAGCAGCAGATGCTGGCCATCGGCCGCGCGTTGATGGGCCGGCCCCGCCTGCTGCTGCTCGACGAGCCGTCGTTCGGCCTGGCACCGCTGGTCGTCAAGGACATCTTCGGCATCATGCGCCGCATCAACCAGGAGCAGGGCGTGTCCATCCTGCTGGTCGAGCAGAACGCCCGTCTGGCGCTGGAGATGGCCGACACGGCCTACCTGCTGGAGACCGGCCGTGTGGTGCTGTCGGGCAGCTCGGACGAGATGAAACGCAATGACGCCGTGCGCCGCGCCTACCTGGGCGAGTAG